A region of Moorena producens PAL-8-15-08-1 DNA encodes the following proteins:
- a CDS encoding type II toxin-antitoxin system Phd/YefM family antitoxin, with the protein MPIASMPTPCSLLIAILKGLALTGTVIMYQIHVKEAEAKLAELLEAAATGEEVVILGNDGKSFRIVPMMAVQATPKFGSAKGLVKMSEDFDEPLEDFVEYAP; encoded by the coding sequence ATGCCTATTGCTAGCATGCCTACTCCCTGCTCCCTTCTAATTGCTATACTCAAAGGGTTGGCTCTGACAGGAACCGTGATCATGTACCAAATTCACGTGAAAGAAGCTGAGGCTAAACTCGCGGAACTACTTGAAGCAGCAGCAACAGGAGAAGAGGTTGTCATCCTCGGTAATGATGGGAAATCCTTTAGAATTGTGCCAATGATGGCAGTACAAGCAACCCCTAAGTTTGGTAGCGCTAAGGGGTTAGTGAAAATGTCAGAGGATTTTGATGAGCCATTGGAAGATTTTGTAGAATACGCTCCATGA
- a CDS encoding type II toxin-antitoxin system VapC family toxin: MKLLLDTHTFLWFIEGSLNLSDLARNVIEDQGNQRFLSVASLWEISIKVSMNKLQLRMPFTELVKREVYGNAMELLEIKPEHLDELAKLFFHHKDPFDRLIIAQSLAEGMAVITKDKAFESYPITILW, translated from the coding sequence ATGAAGCTCCTACTCGACACTCATACATTTTTGTGGTTTATTGAGGGCAGCCTCAATCTCAGTGACCTTGCCAGAAACGTGATCGAAGACCAAGGGAACCAGAGATTTTTGAGTGTTGCGAGTCTCTGGGAGATTTCCATCAAGGTTAGTATGAACAAGTTGCAACTTCGTATGCCTTTTACTGAGTTGGTTAAGCGCGAAGTTTACGGAAATGCCATGGAATTGTTGGAAATAAAACCAGAACATTTGGATGAATTAGCAAAGCTGTTTTTTCACCACAAAGATCCATTCGATCGGCTGATCATTGCTCAAAGTTTAGCAGAGGGCATGGCTGTGATCACGAAAGATAAAGCATTTGAAAGTTATCCGATTACTATCTTATGGTGA
- the hpsU gene encoding hormogonium polysaccharide biosynthesis acetyltransferase HpsU: MTTDLSKPPALELAPLVDLSKYDSSQFDRGRPSWLVLIWWLVQAIAFPLSLHNFNGFRRWLLQLFGAKIGKNVVIRPTARFTYPWKVEIGDYSWIGDDVVFYSIDRIRIGSHCIISQKCYLCTGSHDIKDPRFGLITAEIHVGNGAWIATDCFVAPGVEIGANAVIGARSSVFSNIPEQQVCWGTPARARYRREIGSRE; encoded by the coding sequence ATGACTACTGACTTAAGTAAACCACCAGCCTTAGAATTAGCCCCCTTAGTTGATTTAAGCAAATACGACTCATCTCAATTTGACCGAGGGCGTCCCAGTTGGTTAGTCTTAATCTGGTGGTTGGTGCAAGCGATCGCATTTCCCTTAAGTCTTCATAACTTCAATGGTTTTCGCCGATGGCTGCTGCAATTATTTGGAGCCAAGATTGGTAAGAATGTCGTCATTCGACCGACTGCTCGTTTTACTTATCCCTGGAAAGTAGAAATTGGTGACTACAGTTGGATTGGGGATGATGTAGTGTTCTACAGCATCGATCGGATTCGTATTGGTAGTCACTGCATTATTTCCCAAAAATGTTACCTCTGTACCGGTAGTCACGATATCAAAGACCCAAGATTTGGGTTAATCACAGCTGAGATTCATGTTGGTAACGGAGCCTGGATTGCCACCGATTGCTTCGTTGCGCCCGGTGTCGAGATTGGAGCCAATGCCGTCATTGGTGCTCGCAGCAGTGTGTTTAGTAATATCCCAGAGCAGCAAGTATGCTGGGGGACACCAGCACGTGCTCGGTATCGAAGGGAAATAGGGAGTAGGGAGTAG
- a CDS encoding four helix bundle protein encodes MSNINNFKDLLIWQKAMDIAEKCYLLTKFFPKDELYGMVQQIRRAAVSIPANISEGYGRRSTPEYIRFLNIAQGSINELETHLILSSRVGLSKQDDIELIVSLLKEESRMIIALIRKLEQL; translated from the coding sequence ATGTCAAACATTAATAATTTTAAAGACTTACTAATTTGGCAAAAAGCCATGGATATAGCCGAAAAGTGTTATTTATTAACTAAATTTTTTCCGAAAGATGAATTATACGGTATGGTTCAACAAATTAGGAGAGCTGCGGTATCTATTCCAGCAAATATATCAGAGGGATATGGGAGAAGGTCAACCCCTGAGTACATCAGATTTCTTAATATTGCCCAAGGGTCAATTAATGAATTAGAAACACATCTTATTTTATCCTCTAGAGTAGGACTATCTAAGCAAGACGATATAGAATTGATTGTTTCTTTACTCAAAGAGGAAAGTCGAATGATTATTGCTCTGATTAGAAAGCTAGAGCAATTGTAG
- a CDS encoding YdcF family protein encodes MKGKLSSRRPFINKPRFSYPRKTLSKIRVAFTLTILFITLTFIPIRLGLAHLQSPTPQLILTLGGGIARETFTAEFAQQHPNLDIWVSSGVATPQAQKVFKEAGIPDQRVHLDRRAIDTVTNFTSLVQDFQTHHIHHVYLITSDFHMRRSIAIAFFVFGSHGIAFTPVAIPSQRPEESWLRVLRDVGRSVVWIVTGRTGASLQYYLRA; translated from the coding sequence ATGAAAGGAAAACTATCATCACGCCGACCTTTCATCAATAAACCCCGCTTTAGCTACCCTCGCAAAACCCTAAGCAAAATCCGGGTAGCATTTACCCTCACCATCCTATTTATTACTCTTACCTTCATTCCCATTCGCCTAGGGCTGGCCCATCTCCAATCCCCCACCCCCCAGTTGATTCTCACCCTCGGTGGTGGTATCGCACGGGAAACATTTACAGCTGAGTTTGCTCAGCAACATCCTAACCTTGATATTTGGGTCTCTTCTGGAGTGGCTACCCCACAAGCCCAAAAGGTCTTTAAGGAAGCAGGTATTCCTGATCAGCGAGTACATCTTGATCGGCGTGCTATCGATACGGTCACCAACTTTACCTCCCTGGTTCAAGATTTCCAAACCCATCACATCCACCATGTCTATCTAATCACCTCAGACTTTCACATGCGTCGGTCGATTGCGATCGCCTTCTTTGTTTTCGGCAGTCACGGTATTGCCTTCACCCCTGTGGCCATTCCCTCCCAGCGGCCTGAGGAATCCTGGCTGCGAGTGCTACGGGATGTCGGGCGCTCGGTAGTCTGGATTGTCACTGGTCGTACTGGAGCGAGTCTTCAATATTATTTGAGAGCCTGA
- a CDS encoding glycosyltransferase family 2 protein, giving the protein MRLSVIVLTYNEALNLPTCLASLKSLDAEIFIVDSGSTDQTVEIAKQANCQVFYHPWENYAKQLNWGLENLPIKTPWVMRLDADERLTPELAAELKHVLPQTPEETTGYQVKRRVFFMGRWIRNGGYYPTWLLRVWRTGIGTCEQRWMDEHIVLSQGKVANLNHDIIDENHKGLNFWTDKHNRYADREVKDMLGAIADGNDDLLKDSQHSQATQRRWIKTNLYARSPLFLRAFIYFLLRYVIGLGFLDGKEGMIFHFLQGFWYRFLVDAKIYEIQLRNKTLTSN; this is encoded by the coding sequence ATGCGATTATCTGTAATCGTTTTAACATACAATGAAGCCCTAAACTTACCAACCTGCTTGGCTAGCTTAAAATCCCTAGATGCAGAAATATTTATCGTAGACTCTGGCAGTACTGATCAAACAGTTGAAATTGCCAAACAAGCAAACTGCCAAGTTTTTTACCATCCCTGGGAAAATTATGCCAAACAACTCAACTGGGGGCTAGAAAACCTACCCATTAAAACTCCCTGGGTAATGCGACTGGATGCTGATGAACGACTCACTCCTGAATTAGCAGCAGAACTCAAACATGTTTTACCCCAAACTCCAGAGGAAACTACCGGCTATCAAGTCAAACGTCGCGTTTTTTTCATGGGACGGTGGATTCGTAATGGTGGTTACTATCCTACCTGGTTACTCCGGGTCTGGCGCACCGGAATAGGTACCTGCGAACAACGCTGGATGGATGAACATATTGTCCTATCTCAAGGCAAAGTTGCTAATCTCAACCATGACATTATCGACGAAAATCACAAAGGCTTAAACTTCTGGACAGATAAGCATAACCGGTATGCTGACCGAGAAGTAAAAGATATGCTAGGTGCAATTGCCGATGGCAATGATGATTTGTTGAAAGACAGTCAACATTCTCAAGCCACTCAGCGGCGGTGGATCAAAACAAATCTTTATGCACGATCGCCCCTGTTTTTGAGAGCCTTTATTTACTTCTTACTGCGTTATGTCATCGGCTTAGGCTTTTTGGATGGTAAAGAAGGAATGATTTTCCATTTCTTGCAAGGTTTTTGGTATCGCTTTTTAGTTGATGCTAAAATTTATGAGATCCAATTGAGAAATAAAACCTTGACTAGCAACTAG
- a CDS encoding methyltransferase domain-containing protein, producing MAVEVIEHFFYPKELVRLARKCINPGGHLIITTPYHGYLKNLVLAVSGKMDPHFHVFWDGGHIKFFSVKTLSKLLETEGYTDIQFKFAGRLPYLWKSMLCCSKLK from the coding sequence ATTGCAGTTGAGGTTATTGAGCATTTTTTTTATCCCAAAGAATTAGTACGATTGGCTCGAAAATGTATAAACCCAGGAGGACATTTAATTATAACTACACCCTATCACGGGTATTTAAAAAATCTTGTTCTTGCTGTTTCCGGCAAAATGGATCCTCACTTCCATGTATTTTGGGATGGAGGTCACATTAAATTTTTCTCAGTTAAAACCTTAAGCAAGCTTTTGGAGACAGAAGGCTACACAGATATTCAATTCAAGTTTGCTGGTAGATTGCCATACCTATGGAAGTCCATGTTGTGTTGCTCTAAACTTAAATAA
- a CDS encoding class I SAM-dependent methyltransferase produces MPMDFWLLHYYQCLQKKLKLNGGGKLRVLDIGCGNGSLSNLIAQQGYEVVGMEESPSGAEIASQNFPNCQFIQASIYDSPKAELLLLTLLLQLRLLSIFFIPKN; encoded by the coding sequence ATGCCCATGGATTTTTGGCTACTCCACTACTATCAATGCTTGCAGAAAAAGCTAAAGCTAAATGGGGGGGGTAAACTTCGAGTTCTCGACATTGGATGCGGAAATGGTAGCCTCAGTAATCTAATTGCTCAACAAGGCTACGAAGTTGTTGGTATGGAAGAGTCTCCTTCAGGCGCAGAAATTGCCAGTCAAAATTTTCCTAATTGCCAGTTTATTCAAGCCAGCATTTATGATTCACCCAAAGCCGAGCTTTTGCTTTTGACGTTGTTATTGCAGTTGAGGTTATTGAGCATTTTTTTTATCCCAAAGAATTAG